A section of the Patescibacteria group bacterium genome encodes:
- a CDS encoding LAGLIDADG family homing endonuclease → MKANAVGKIYDEVDRAYLAGLIDGDGAIMATIERHCEKKFGWRVRVEVKITQKEAVILRFLCRKYRVGKVRANRTTFDWVIRDQSHIRMVLGLISPYSLAKKRQIQIALKILSIRIEKKAHLVSVARLADALSRHNVRSKDRRKNYATMIEL, encoded by the coding sequence ATGAAGGCTAACGCCGTGGGAAAGATATATGATGAAGTCGATCGTGCGTATCTCGCGGGTCTTATTGACGGCGATGGGGCTATTATGGCCACCATTGAGCGTCATTGCGAGAAAAAGTTCGGTTGGAGAGTTCGGGTGGAAGTGAAGATCACACAGAAAGAAGCAGTTATATTGCGATTTCTGTGTCGGAAGTATCGGGTAGGCAAAGTGAGAGCGAATCGCACAACATTTGATTGGGTGATCCGCGATCAATCGCATATCCGCATGGTACTTGGTCTTATTTCTCCGTATTCTTTGGCTAAGAAAAGGCAGATACAGATAGCGTTGAAGATTCTCAGTATTCGTATTGAGAAGAAAGCGCATTTGGTCTCTGTCGCACGGTTGGCAGATGCATTGTCTCGACATAATGTCCGATCGAAAGATCGGCGAAAGAATTATGCGACAATGATCGAATTATAG